Proteins co-encoded in one Cyprinus carpio isolate SPL01 chromosome B5, ASM1834038v1, whole genome shotgun sequence genomic window:
- the LOC109070316 gene encoding arylsulfatase K-like has protein sequence MLMFRVLMVLILHMNVHCVYLNWTSHDRPNIVVLVSDAFDGRLTFSPGNKVVQLPYINYMREMGAVFLNSYTNSPICCPSRAAMWSGQFVHLTQAWNNYKCLDPSATTWLAHLGKSGYHTHSMGKLDYTSGHHSVSNRVEAWTRDVPFLLRQEGRPVTDLVGDTSTKRVMTKDWNITDAAVQWIRHTAVSLTQPFALYVGLNLPHPYCTDSLGPTAGGSTFRTSPYWLNKVSYDQVSVPKWLRVEDMHPVDYYSTFTKNCSGHFTEEEIRNIRAFYYAMCAETDSMLGEVIDSLRDTGLLNRTVVLFTSDHGDLAMEHRQFYKMSMFEGSSHVPLLIMGPGVKTGFEISLPVSLVDIYPTVLDLAGVPQPGGLSGHSLIPLVSGVSAQSAEPHPGWVLSEYHGCNANASTYMLRIGEWKYITYADGLTVPPQLFNLSKDESELRNVASHFPDVCQDLDRLLRTVVDYPSVSQAVHHYNKQQFLEWKQNLGDSYSQVIANLRWHIDWQKDAQSYERDIEEWLLRLE, from the exons ATGCTGATGTTCCGTGTGTTAATGGTGTTGATTCTTCATATGAACGTGCACTGCGTGTATCTGAACTGGACATCACATGACAGACCGAACATAGTCGTGCTTGTGTCTGATGCCTTC GATGGCAGGTTAACTTTTTCTCCTGGAAATAAAGTTGTACAGCTGCCTTACATCAACTATATGAGGGAAATGGGTGCAGTTTTTCTCAACTCATACACTAATTCACCAATCTGCTGTCCTTCTAGGGCAG CTATGTGGAGTGGCCAGTTTGTGCATTTGACTCAGGCCTGGaacaattataaatgtcttgatccCAGTGCCACCACATGGTTGGCCCATTTAGGAAAGAGTGGGTACCACACTCATAGCATGGGGAAACTAGACTACACATCAGGACATCACTCTGTCAG TAATCGTGTGGAGGCGTGGACCAGAGACGTTCCATTCCTGCTGAGACAAGAGGGCCGTCCGGTCACAGATCTGGTGGGTGATACATCCACAAAGAGAGTGATGACTAAAGACTGGAACATCACTGATGCTGCCGTCCAGTGGATCCGACACACTGCTGTGTCTCTCACCCAGCCGTTTGCACTATACGTGGGGCTCAATCTCCCCCACCCATACTGCACAGACTCCCTGGGACCCACAGCCGGGGGTTCCACCTTCCGCACCTCCCCGTATTGGCTAAACAAG GTTTCTTACGATCAAGTGTCTGTTCCGAAGTGGTTACGGGTTGAAGACATGCACCCTGTGGATTACTACTCCACCTTCACCAAAAATTGCAGTGGCCACTTCACAGAAGAAGAGATCAGAAACATTAGAGCCTTTTACTATGCCATGTGCGCTGAAACAGACAGCATGTTGG GTGAGGTGATAGATTCTCTCAGAGACACTGGCTTACTGAACAGGACAGTCGTACTGTTCACTTCGGATCATGGGGATCTAGCAATGGAACACAGGCAGTTCTATAAGATGTCCATGTTTGAGGGTAGCTCTCATGTCCCCCTGCTTATAATGGGCCCAGGGGTGAAGACTGGCTTTGAAATCAGTCTACCTGTATCTCTTGTGGACATTTATCCCACTGTGCTTG ATCTTGCTGGTGTTCCACAGCCAGGGGGTCTCAGTGGTCACTCGCTGATCCCTCTGGTTTCTGGGGTCAGCGCTCAGTCAGCGGAGCCTCATCCCGGCTGGGTGCTCAGTGAATATCACGGTTGCAATGCGAATGCCTCCACGTATATGCTGAGGATCGGCGAGTGGAAGTACATCACATATGCAGATGGATTGACCGTTCCCCCACAACTCTTTA ACTTGTCCAAAGATGAATCAGAATTGAGAAATGTTGCATCACATTTCCCTGATGTATGTCAGGACTTGGACAGGCTGTTACGCACCGTTGTGGACTATCCCAGTGTCTCCCAAGCTGTTCACCATTACAATAAACAACAGTTTCTGGAATGGAAGCAAAACCTAGGAGACAGTTACTCCCAGGTCATAGCCAACCTGCGATGGCACATTGACTGGCAAAAGGATGCCCAGTCCTATGAGAGAGATATTGAAGAGTGGCTGTTAAGGTTGGAATGA